In the Hordeum vulgare subsp. vulgare chromosome 7H, MorexV3_pseudomolecules_assembly, whole genome shotgun sequence genome, one interval contains:
- the LOC123413656 gene encoding monodehydroascorbate reductase 5, chlorplastic isoform X2, whose protein sequence is MTSALRRKAAQMASTAAAAVASGTGCYSQTSWALRRLGGGGTLASAATRRRNFSVSAAAGFDNQNREYVIVGGGNAAGYAARTFVEHGMAEGRLCIVSKEAVPPYERPALTKGYLFPPEKKPARLPGFHTCVGSGGQRQTAEWYKENGIEVLYEDPVEAFDGKTQTLKTSSGKILKYGSLIISTGCAAARLPEKIGGNLPGVHYIRDVADADSLVSSLGKSKKIVVIGGGYIGMEVAAAACGWNLDTTIIFPEDHIMPRLFTPSLAKKYEELYEQNGVKFVKGGLISKLDAGSDGRVSSAILKDGSVVEADTVIVGIGAKPSVSPFEAVGVNNEVGGIEVDSMFRTSIPSIFAIGDVAAFPLKMYDRIARVEHVDHARKSAQHCIETLLTSQAKAYDYLPYFYSRVFEYEGSSRKIWWQFYGDNVGETIEVGNFDPKIATFWIDSDSRLKGVFLESGTSEEFSLLPQIARSQPIVDKAKLKSATSVEDALEIARSSL, encoded by the exons ATGACTTCAG CTCTCCGGCGAAAGGCGGCGCAGATGGCTTCcacggcggcagcggcggtggcgTCGGGGACGGGGTGCTACTCGCAGACGTCCTGGGCGCTGCGACGCCTTGGCGGAGGCGGCACCCTCGCATCGGCGGCCACCCGCAGGAGGAACTTCTCGGTCTCCGCGGCAGCCGGCTTCGACAACCAAAACCGCGA GTACGTGATCGTGGGCGGCGGGAACGCGGCGGGCTACGCGGCCAGGACGTTCGTCGAGCATGGCATGGCCGAGGGCCGCCTCTGCATCGTCTCCAAAGAG GCTGTTCCACCATACGAGCGACCGGCACTGACCAAAGGCTATCTGTTTCCCCCAGAAAAGAAGCCGGCACGCCTACCT GGATTCCATACCTGTGTTGGATCTGGTGGCCAGAGGCAGACTGCCGAGTGGTACAAGGAGAATGGCATAGAG GTGCTGTATGAGGatccagttgaagcatttgatggcaAAACACAGACCTTGAAAACTTCATCAGGGAAAATTCTGAAGTATGGGTCACTTATCATTTCTACTGGTTGTGCAGCTGCAAG ATTACCTGAGAAGATTGGAGGAAACTTACCTGGAGTTCACTATATACGTGACGTTGCTGATGCTGATTCTCTAGTATCTTCATTG GGAAAATCAAAGAAAATTGTTGTTATTGGTGGGGGCTATATTGGCATGGAGGTAGCTGCTGCAGCTTGTGGCTGGAATCTTGACACAACT ATAATATTCCCAGAAGACCACATAATGCCAAGATTATTTACGCCTTCGCTTGCTAAGAAGTATGAGGAACTGTATGAGCAAAATGGTGTCAAATTCGTAAAG GGAGGTCTCATCAGCAAACTTGATGCTGGTTCTGATGGAAGGGTGTCTTCGGCTATACTTAAAGATGGTTCTGTTGTTGAAGCTGATACA GTTATTGTTGGTATAGGAGCAAAACCATCTGTCAGCCCCTTCGAAGCTGTGGGAGTTAACAACGAAGTtggtggaatagag GTTGATTCCATGTTTAGAACAAGTATACCTAGCATCTTTGCTATCGGAGATGTGGCAGCTTTTCCGCTCAAG ATGTATGATAGAATAGCTCGAGTGGAGCATGTGGATCATGCTAGAAAGTCTGCACAACATTGTATAGAAACACTCTTAACATCCCAGGCAAAAGC GTATGACTACCTTCCGTATTTCTATTCTCGAGTTTTTGAGTATGAAGGAAGCTCCAGGAAAATTTGGTGGCAATTCTATGGAGATAATG TTGGTGAAACAATTGAAGTAGGGAACTTTGATCCTAAGATAGCTACCTTCTGGATTGACTCTG ATAGTCGATTGAAGGGTGTTTTCCTTGAGAGTGGAACCTCAGAG GAATTCTCGCTTCTTCCACAGATCGCAAGATCACAGCCCATTGTAGACAAAGCTAAGCTCAAGAGTGCAACTTCAGTCGAAG ATGCATTAGAGATTGCGAGAAGCTCTCTTTAG
- the LOC123413656 gene encoding monodehydroascorbate reductase 5, chlorplastic isoform X1, with protein sequence MTSALRRKAAQMASTAAAAVASGTGCYSQTSWALRRLGGGGTLASAATRRRNFSVSAAAGFDNQNREYVIVGGGNAAGYAARTFVEHGMAEGRLCIVSKEAVPPYERPALTKGYLFPPEKKPARLPGFHTCVGSGGQRQTAEWYKENGIEVLYEDPVEAFDGKTQTLKTSSGKILKYGSLIISTGCAAARLPEKIGGNLPGVHYIRDVADADSLVSSLGKSKKIVVIGGGYIGMEVAAAACGWNLDTTIIFPEDHIMPRLFTPSLAKKYEELYEQNGVKFVKGGLISKLDAGSDGRVSSAILKDGSVVEADTVIVGIGAKPSVSPFEAVGVNNEVGGIEVDSMFRTSIPSIFAIGDVAAFPLKMYDRIARVEHVDHARKSAQHCIETLLTSQAKAYDYLPYFYSRVFEYEGSSRKIWWQFYGDNVGETIEVGNFDPKIATFWIDSDSRLKGVFLESGTSEEFSLLPQIARSQPIVDKAKLKSATSVEDALEIARSSL encoded by the exons ATGACTTCAG CTCTCCGGCGAAAGGCGGCGCAGATGGCTTCcacggcggcagcggcggtggcgTCGGGGACGGGGTGCTACTCGCAGACGTCCTGGGCGCTGCGACGCCTTGGCGGAGGCGGCACCCTCGCATCGGCGGCCACCCGCAGGAGGAACTTCTCGGTCTCCGCGGCAGCCGGCTTCGACAACCAAAACCGCGA GTACGTGATCGTGGGCGGCGGGAACGCGGCGGGCTACGCGGCCAGGACGTTCGTCGAGCATGGCATGGCCGAGGGCCGCCTCTGCATCGTCTCCAAAGAG GCTGTTCCACCATACGAGCGACCGGCACTGACCAAAGGCTATCTGTTTCCCCCAGAAAAGAAGCCGGCACGCCTACCT GGATTCCATACCTGTGTTGGATCTGGTGGCCAGAGGCAGACTGCCGAGTGGTACAAGGAGAATGGCATAGAG GTGCTGTATGAGGatccagttgaagcatttgatggcaAAACACAGACCTTGAAAACTTCATCAGGGAAAATTCTGAAGTATGGGTCACTTATCATTTCTACTGGTTGTGCAGCTGCAAG ATTACCTGAGAAGATTGGAGGAAACTTACCTGGAGTTCACTATATACGTGACGTTGCTGATGCTGATTCTCTAGTATCTTCATTG GGAAAATCAAAGAAAATTGTTGTTATTGGTGGGGGCTATATTGGCATGGAGGTAGCTGCTGCAGCTTGTGGCTGGAATCTTGACACAACT ATAATATTCCCAGAAGACCACATAATGCCAAGATTATTTACGCCTTCGCTTGCTAAGAAGTATGAGGAACTGTATGAGCAAAATGGTGTCAAATTCGTAAAG GGAGGTCTCATCAGCAAACTTGATGCTGGTTCTGATGGAAGGGTGTCTTCGGCTATACTTAAAGATGGTTCTGTTGTTGAAGCTGATACA GTTATTGTTGGTATAGGAGCAAAACCATCTGTCAGCCCCTTCGAAGCTGTGGGAGTTAACAACGAAGTtggtggaatagag GTTGATTCCATGTTTAGAACAAGTATACCTAGCATCTTTGCTATCGGAGATGTGGCAGCTTTTCCGCTCAAG ATGTATGATAGAATAGCTCGAGTGGAGCATGTGGATCATGCTAGAAAGTCTGCACAACATTGTATAGAAACACTCTTAACATCCCAGGCAAAAGC GTATGACTACCTTCCGTATTTCTATTCTCGAGTTTTTGAGTATGAAGGAAGCTCCAGGAAAATTTGGTGGCAATTCTATGGAGATAATG TTGGTGAAACAATTGAAGTAGGGAACTTTGATCCTAAGATAGCTACCTTCTGGATTGACTCTG ATAGTCGATTGAAGGGTGTTTTCCTTGAGAGTGGAACCTCAGAG GAATTCTCGCTTCTTCCACAGATCGCAAGATCACAGCCCATTGTAGACAAAGCTAAGCTCAAGAGTGCAACTTCAGTCGAAGATGCATTAGAGATTGCGAGAAGCTCTCTTTAG